Proteins encoded by one window of Salicibibacter halophilus:
- a CDS encoding NETI motif-containing protein, protein MGKKVKYEVGEKETIAECLERIARDGYQPVRRVEVPVFREGEVDMEVAKQRVQFEVKKK, encoded by the coding sequence ATGGGAAAAAAGGTAAAGTATGAAGTCGGAGAAAAAGAAACAATTGCGGAATGTTTAGAGAGAATCGCAAGAGACGGATACCAACCTGTGCGCAGAGTGGAAGTGCCGGTATTTCGGGAAGGGGAAGTGGACATGGAAGTCGCCAAGCAGCGGGTGCAATTTGAGGTGAAAAAGAAATAA
- a CDS encoding Na+/H+ antiporter family protein, with protein sequence MFNAVIVSVFVLVVLSLLRVNVVLSLLVAALAAGLITGMSLVDTTELLVSGMGGQAETALSYILLGVFAVMIGYSGITGFLVNSLTTVLKGKKAFLLLTIAAVASFSQNLVPVHIAFIPVLIPPLLQLFDRMKLNRKGVAVSLTFGLKAPYMMIPAGFGLIFHGIIVEEMNTNGMAIESSDIPTAMFIPVLGMVVGLLFAIFVSYRKDKEPKANHNINQEVAAETETDNNLSFTLLHFFTIIAIIGAFIVQIITDSLILGALSGIALMLALRVVPFTSADEMVNDGIKMMGMIGFVMLIASGYAKVLKETGAVDRLVASTTEMLGDNMYMAALLMLLVGLIITTGIGTSFGTIPILATLFVPLCITMGFSPLATAALIGTAGAIGDAGSPASDSTLGPTAGLNADGNHHHIWDTCVPTFLHFNIPLFIFGLAAAMIL encoded by the coding sequence TTGTTCAATGCTGTTATTGTTTCTGTTTTTGTTTTAGTTGTACTCAGTTTGCTGCGGGTGAATGTTGTTTTATCCTTGCTTGTGGCTGCGCTTGCCGCGGGGTTAATCACGGGGATGTCATTGGTCGATACGACCGAGTTATTAGTATCCGGCATGGGTGGGCAAGCAGAAACTGCTTTAAGTTATATTTTACTCGGTGTTTTTGCAGTTATGATCGGCTATTCGGGTATTACCGGTTTTTTGGTAAACAGCTTAACTACTGTGCTTAAAGGAAAAAAAGCATTTTTGCTGTTAACGATTGCCGCGGTCGCTTCTTTCTCGCAAAACTTAGTGCCGGTTCATATCGCATTTATCCCGGTTCTTATCCCGCCGCTTTTGCAATTGTTTGATCGAATGAAGCTGAATCGGAAAGGCGTGGCGGTCTCCCTAACCTTCGGGTTGAAAGCCCCGTATATGATGATTCCGGCGGGATTTGGGTTGATTTTTCATGGGATTATAGTAGAAGAAATGAATACGAATGGCATGGCTATCGAATCTAGCGATATTCCGACAGCTATGTTCATCCCGGTCCTGGGGATGGTCGTTGGTTTGTTGTTCGCTATTTTCGTCAGTTATCGAAAAGATAAAGAGCCAAAGGCAAATCATAACATCAACCAAGAAGTTGCCGCAGAGACGGAGACAGATAATAATCTTTCCTTTACATTGCTTCATTTTTTCACAATCATCGCGATTATCGGAGCCTTTATTGTTCAAATTATCACTGATTCTCTGATTCTCGGGGCATTGAGCGGGATCGCTTTAATGTTGGCATTACGCGTCGTTCCATTTACATCCGCGGATGAAATGGTGAATGACGGGATCAAAATGATGGGGATGATCGGTTTTGTCATGCTGATCGCTTCCGGTTATGCAAAGGTACTGAAAGAAACGGGCGCGGTTGACCGTTTGGTCGCTTCTACAACAGAGATGCTCGGAGATAACATGTACATGGCTGCGCTGTTAATGTTACTGGTGGGTTTAATTATAACGACCGGGATTGGAACGTCATTCGGTACCATACCGATTTTGGCAACCTTGTTCGTTCCTTTATGTATAACGATGGGTTTTTCGCCTTTAGCCACGGCAGCTTTAATCGGAACAGCCGGAGCGATCGGTGACGCCGGATCGCCAGCTTCGGACAGCACTCTCGGACCGACAGCCGGGTTGAATGCCGACGGCAACCACCATCACATTTGGGATACATGTGTCCCAACGTTCTTGCACTTTAACATTCCGTTGTTCATTTTCGGCTTGGCAGCAGCAATGATTCTATAA
- a CDS encoding hemerythrin domain-containing protein, whose translation MTKKGKGIKRHESLYPLSHHHQNGLAVALHLKRAETEESTFTVEETKFKLQRYWENGGSEHFRDEEELLLPAYARYASLAQPEISEMLVEHVQIRALVQQVLETDAGAEDMHRLGKLWEQHIRKEERVIFPMLEKALPEDTLEKLHPHFHRMDPPSEGVFYDPL comes from the coding sequence ATGACAAAAAAGGGAAAAGGAATCAAGCGGCATGAATCATTATACCCATTGTCTCACCATCACCAAAATGGGCTCGCAGTCGCCCTTCATTTGAAACGGGCGGAAACCGAGGAAAGTACCTTCACTGTTGAAGAAACCAAATTTAAACTGCAACGATATTGGGAAAATGGCGGGAGTGAACATTTTCGTGATGAGGAAGAGCTTTTGCTTCCCGCGTATGCCAGGTATGCTTCGCTTGCTCAGCCGGAGATCTCGGAAATGTTGGTCGAGCACGTGCAAATACGGGCATTGGTTCAACAGGTACTCGAAACAGACGCTGGCGCGGAAGACATGCATCGCCTCGGAAAGCTTTGGGAGCAACATATACGGAAAGAAGAACGCGTGATCTTTCCGATGTTGGAGAAAGCGTTACCGGAAGACACTTTAGAGAAATTACACCCGCATTTCCACCGGATGGACCCTCCATCCGAAGGCGTTTTTTATGACCCTCTTTGA
- a CDS encoding transporter associated domain-containing protein: MYVPQVGEVLKYEHLTFEILDADTKKIRTVKITKEGDEK, encoded by the coding sequence ATCTATGTACCCCAAGTTGGGGAGGTTTTAAAATACGAGCATTTAACATTTGAAATTCTTGATGCGGATACGAAAAAAATTCGTACAGTAAAAATAACGAAAGAGGGGGATGAAAAATAG
- a CDS encoding CNNM domain-containing protein: MQPTCKWIIAIILLFIASSFFSGSETALTAANKIKIQTRAENGDKKSQKNAGYSYSIKTGYILN; this comes from the coding sequence ATGCAACCAACTTGCAAATGGATTATCGCCATTATATTATTGTTTATCGCTTCTAGTTTTTTTTCCGGTAGTGAAACGGCGTTAACAGCTGCAAATAAAATCAAGATTCAAACGAGAGCTGAAAACGGTGACAAAAAATCTCAGAAGAACGCGGGTTATTCTTACAGTATTAAAACCGGTTACATTCTTAATTAA
- a CDS encoding efflux RND transporter permease subunit, which produces MNWLRLLLKRKLIVGLLSIFVLLFGVYASSDLDVEMMPGITMDMGMVQIDAGELNTLDMEDTVIQPIEDRLDEMENIDTYETTITLGNGSIMIMFEEGEGDDAFVEVEAAMAEMENEIAEIDHVFSMQASMNPPMNCIMIYTGQIMKNWRM; this is translated from the coding sequence ATGAACTGGTTGAGGTTGTTGTTGAAAAGAAAGTTAATCGTTGGTTTGCTGTCCATCTTTGTTTTATTGTTCGGCGTTTATGCCAGCAGCGATCTCGATGTGGAGATGATGCCAGGCATTACGATGGACATGGGGATGGTCCAAATTGACGCAGGTGAACTAAATACGTTGGATATGGAAGATACCGTTATCCAGCCCATTGAGGATCGTCTGGATGAAATGGAGAATATTGATACATATGAAACAACGATCACGTTAGGCAATGGTTCAATCATGATCATGTTTGAAGAAGGGGAAGGGGACGATGCTTTTGTCGAAGTAGAAGCAGCCATGGCCGAAATGGAAAACGAGATCGCTGAGATTGATCATGTTTTTTCCATGCAAGCTTCCATGAACCCCCCTATGAACTGCATTATGATTTATACGGGGCAGATAATGAAGAATTGGCGTATGTAG
- a CDS encoding efflux RND transporter permease subunit, whose protein sequence is MAYVAEEVIQPRLESLTEVREVDAATEDSEELVIELDQEQLQEDGIDPQHILELFREENQNRAIGELSEEDDEPRLRWDGTMLSVEDIEDMQISTPDGPEALEEYASIEIAQADTTTTAWKNGEEDYVFLQIGRSDDVTEVEMTEAVRAEVEDMKAEGLPGGVDLEEMLATADYINNDLRDIQTNVLYGGILALLVLFTFLRSIRATAIVGISIPLSLLLTFSMMWLMDYSINVMTLLALGLGIAMMVDASIVILESIYRKMQLGFPKFEAVIEGTKEVSTAVLASMLTTVVVFLPIGILSGDVGEFIMMLAMVIIITLVSSVIISFTVIPVLSDKWIRMKESNVHKKESRILRTYGRFVDWMSWKKWRRWLVSTGFAFLFFLSLFLVAFVPMSMMPDVLERQAELIVNLDSHTDDEDKEEIANAMHERLSDTPDVSDYTVITDEDMMFAFVNMTPEEEATLPQAQVNTEIMNNLEALEEDYPIQNVVMSMEAGEMGNPVEIIVQGDSLEGLHEIAEDMETGLENIDGVTGVHHSLSDMETEEQFVIDEEAVEDAGLTTGQVREQIEAAFMNEQIDEITLDGRDYPVFMNSDLEVASLDELENLAIEIPPEEEVLMPGDEPEEADTMDLEELVELETIEAPQELVHEDGQRIVKVMASLEDRDLGSVNADVQEMIAGYNFDDGYTAGFGGQMEQQQEMMMEMMYIFLISIFLVYVVMAIQFNHLIHPLVIMSVIPMTIVGVILGLLITQQELNPISAMGSLILVGIVLNNAILLVDRTKQLRKQGWDRANALQEAGKNRMRPIFMTTLTTVAGMLPLALATGSASNYQAPMATVIIFGLLFATLITLLLVPSVYMIMEDLLGWPKRYMIKRKHKKGTEISTEKG, encoded by the coding sequence TTGGCGTATGTAGCAGAGGAGGTCATCCAACCTCGGCTGGAGTCTCTTACTGAGGTCAGAGAAGTAGATGCGGCCACTGAAGACAGTGAAGAACTCGTCATTGAGTTGGACCAAGAACAATTGCAGGAAGATGGGATTGACCCTCAACACATCTTAGAACTTTTCAGGGAGGAAAACCAGAATAGGGCTATTGGGGAATTATCGGAAGAAGACGATGAGCCTCGTTTAAGATGGGATGGCACAATGCTTAGTGTGGAAGATATCGAGGATATGCAGATATCGACCCCTGATGGGCCGGAAGCGTTGGAAGAGTATGCGTCCATTGAGATAGCCCAGGCAGACACAACAACCACAGCATGGAAAAATGGAGAAGAAGACTACGTTTTTTTGCAAATCGGCCGTTCCGATGATGTAACCGAGGTGGAAATGACGGAAGCAGTGCGGGCAGAGGTCGAGGACATGAAAGCAGAAGGGCTGCCGGGAGGCGTTGACCTTGAGGAAATGTTGGCCACTGCCGACTATATCAACAATGATCTTCGCGACATTCAGACAAATGTGTTGTACGGCGGAATACTAGCACTATTGGTATTATTTACATTTCTGAGAAGCATTCGTGCCACTGCGATTGTCGGCATTTCCATTCCCTTATCTCTTTTGCTAACATTTTCGATGATGTGGCTCATGGACTACAGTATCAATGTGATGACACTACTTGCCCTCGGGTTGGGAATCGCGATGATGGTCGATGCCTCCATCGTTATTTTGGAGTCCATTTATCGAAAGATGCAACTGGGTTTCCCAAAATTTGAAGCCGTTATCGAGGGAACAAAAGAAGTATCGACCGCTGTCCTTGCTTCGATGTTGACGACCGTTGTCGTTTTTTTACCGATTGGTATTTTAAGCGGGGACGTGGGAGAATTCATCATGATGTTGGCGATGGTCATCATCATAACGCTCGTTAGTTCCGTGATCATTTCGTTCACCGTTATTCCTGTATTGTCAGACAAGTGGATCAGAATGAAAGAATCCAACGTTCACAAAAAAGAATCCAGGATATTGCGAACGTATGGACGATTCGTTGATTGGATGTCTTGGAAAAAATGGCGCAGATGGCTGGTGTCTACCGGATTCGCGTTTCTATTTTTCCTCTCTCTTTTCCTGGTTGCATTTGTGCCCATGAGCATGATGCCGGATGTATTGGAACGACAAGCTGAACTTATCGTGAATTTGGATAGCCATACCGATGATGAGGACAAAGAAGAAATTGCAAATGCCATGCATGAGCGCTTGTCCGATACACCTGATGTGTCCGATTATACCGTTATCACGGATGAAGATATGATGTTTGCTTTCGTAAATATGACACCGGAAGAAGAAGCCACCCTGCCTCAAGCGCAGGTAAATACGGAAATCATGAACAATTTGGAAGCACTGGAAGAAGATTATCCGATTCAAAATGTCGTTATGTCCATGGAAGCGGGGGAAATGGGGAACCCCGTAGAAATTATCGTGCAAGGGGATAGTCTGGAAGGACTTCATGAGATAGCCGAGGATATGGAAACCGGACTGGAAAACATCGACGGCGTCACGGGGGTTCATCATTCCTTGTCAGATATGGAAACGGAAGAGCAGTTTGTCATTGATGAAGAGGCAGTCGAAGACGCAGGTTTAACGACCGGTCAAGTGCGTGAGCAGATTGAAGCTGCTTTCATGAATGAACAGATTGACGAAATTACCTTGGACGGTCGTGACTATCCTGTTTTTATGAACTCGGATTTGGAAGTGGCCAGCTTAGATGAACTTGAAAATTTAGCAATTGAAATCCCGCCGGAAGAAGAAGTTCTTATGCCAGGAGATGAACCGGAAGAAGCTGACACAATGGACTTGGAAGAACTTGTGGAATTGGAAACGATTGAGGCTCCACAAGAATTGGTGCATGAGGATGGTCAGCGGATTGTAAAAGTCATGGCTAGCCTGGAAGACCGTGACCTCGGTTCCGTTAATGCAGACGTACAGGAGATGATTGCCGGCTATAACTTTGATGATGGTTATACGGCCGGATTTGGTGGACAGATGGAGCAACAGCAAGAGATGATGATGGAAATGATGTACATTTTCCTCATTTCCATCTTTCTTGTATATGTAGTAATGGCGATCCAATTTAACCATTTGATCCACCCTCTTGTAATCATGTCTGTGATCCCGATGACTATTGTGGGGGTTATTCTTGGCCTGTTGATTACACAGCAAGAATTAAACCCGATATCTGCGATGGGCTCTCTGATTCTCGTTGGGATTGTCCTCAATAATGCCATTTTACTGGTCGACCGTACGAAACAATTGCGAAAACAGGGTTGGGATCGGGCTAACGCTTTACAAGAAGCCGGGAAAAACCGCATGCGTCCGATCTTTATGACAACGCTGACCACCGTGGCAGGGATGCTTCCTTTAGCATTGGCAACAGGGAGCGCCAGTAATTACCAGGCCCCTATGGCAACGGTGATCATATTCGGGTTGTTATTTGCGACGTTAATTACCTTGCTCCTCGTCCCCTCCGTATATATGATCATGGAAGATCTATTGGGTTGGCCCAAACGTTATATGATCAAGCGAAAACATAAGAAAGGTACAGAAATATCTACGGAGAAGGGTTAA
- a CDS encoding universal stress protein codes for MSDSKNILVCVDAEQFLSNDTFNQACATALKQDAKLFITTIVDPKPYAPMSRFDSKIVERAGQQASETLQMYKQKAEKKGISDPETILDVGTPQVRITRHIAPNYNIDLIIAGETVGKRAERVLTGSISKGIAKRAACEVNIVKSTGEVVTKV; via the coding sequence TTGTCCGATTCTAAAAACATTCTCGTCTGTGTGGATGCGGAGCAATTTTTATCAAATGATACATTTAATCAAGCTTGTGCCACTGCATTAAAACAAGATGCAAAACTTTTTATTACAACCATTGTTGACCCTAAGCCATATGCACCGATGTCAAGGTTTGATTCAAAAATTGTGGAAAGGGCAGGGCAGCAAGCTTCTGAAACCTTGCAAATGTACAAACAGAAAGCAGAAAAAAAAGGAATCTCCGATCCCGAGACGATACTTGATGTTGGGACACCACAGGTGAGAATTACCCGCCATATTGCTCCTAATTATAACATTGACCTTATTATCGCTGGTGAAACAGTCGGAAAAAGAGCGGAGCGAGTACTCACCGGAAGCATTTCAAAAGGGATTGCTAAACGGGCTGCTTGTGAAGTCAATATAGTGAAAAGCACCGGGGAAGTGGTTACTAAAGTCTGA
- a CDS encoding arsinothricin resistance N-acetyltransferase ArsN1 family A: MIRTRHAKEEDLPEILDIYNQGIHDRIATLDTDEKEMPMMTAWFHEREEASPMLIAEKQETIVGWASLSPFSSRNVYRKVAMLSVYVARQQRGNGIGKVLLSAIETEAKKAGLHKIVLFSLPFNKQGHRLYDSAGYRTVGVMKEQGLMDGEYIDITLMEKIV; this comes from the coding sequence TTGATACGAACACGACATGCGAAAGAAGAAGATCTGCCTGAGATTTTGGATATTTACAACCAAGGCATTCATGACCGAATTGCGACACTGGATACAGACGAAAAAGAAATGCCTATGATGACAGCCTGGTTCCATGAGCGTGAGGAGGCATCACCGATGCTCATCGCCGAAAAGCAGGAAACCATTGTAGGTTGGGCTTCCTTAAGTCCTTTTTCTTCTCGAAATGTTTATAGGAAAGTTGCAATGTTATCAGTTTATGTTGCTCGGCAACAACGGGGAAATGGCATTGGTAAAGTATTATTGAGCGCGATTGAGACAGAGGCAAAAAAAGCCGGTCTTCATAAAATTGTTTTATTTTCATTGCCGTTTAATAAACAAGGGCATCGACTCTATGATTCAGCCGGATATCGCACGGTCGGTGTCATGAAAGAACAAGGTCTGATGGACGGGGAATACATCGATATTACTTTGATGGAAAAAATCGTGTAA
- a CDS encoding UbiD family decarboxylase, translating into MYRSLEECVLDLEQQGKLVRIREEVDPYLEMAAIHRRVYQEGGPAILFENVKGTNYRAVSNLFGTPERSKYMFRKTWDGVHDVIAMRDDPMSALKHPLKNVGTGFSAMKALPMRLTSVNVSNLEEINISDLPMIQSWPEDGGAFVTLPQVYTEDPDNPGIMNANVGMYRAQLNGNDYERNKEIGMHYQIHRGIGVHHTKAKEKGEPLKVSIFIGGPPAHTLAAVMPLPEGLSEMLFAGLLSGRRFRHSYEDGYVISHDADFVITGEVHPEDTKPEGPFGDHLGYYSLKHLFPVLRIHKVYGKPDAIWPFTVVGRPPQEDTSFGEIIHELTGKAVTQELPGVKEVHAVDAAGVHPLLFAIGSERYTPFENVQKPMELLTIANRILGFGQLSLAKYLWITAEDDAPINIHDEFGFMQYILERIDLHRDLHFQTKTTIDTLDYSGTGLNSGSKVILAAYGDKKRELCRQIPAGMGKMKRLKNPKLVMPGVVAIEINAYQDEQKATEAINVMIDELVESSDMSACPLVIVCDDSDFLSQTKENFLWATFTRSNPSHDMHGVNSFIENKHWGCDTMIIDARMKPHHAPPLIEDKEVEANIERFFENGRFGRDRR; encoded by the coding sequence ATGTATAGAAGTTTGGAAGAATGCGTGCTCGATTTAGAACAACAGGGCAAACTTGTCCGAATTCGCGAGGAGGTCGATCCCTATTTGGAGATGGCCGCTATCCATCGCCGCGTCTATCAAGAGGGTGGACCTGCGATTTTATTTGAAAATGTGAAAGGAACGAACTACCGGGCTGTCTCCAATTTATTCGGAACGCCGGAGCGCAGTAAATACATGTTTCGCAAAACATGGGACGGCGTGCATGATGTGATCGCCATGCGCGATGATCCGATGAGCGCCCTTAAGCATCCGTTGAAAAATGTGGGTACCGGATTTTCAGCGATGAAAGCATTGCCTATGCGCTTAACGAGTGTGAATGTATCTAATTTAGAAGAAATTAACATTTCTGATTTACCGATGATCCAGTCATGGCCGGAGGACGGCGGGGCATTCGTAACGTTGCCGCAAGTGTATACCGAAGATCCCGACAACCCGGGGATCATGAACGCAAATGTGGGGATGTACCGGGCGCAGCTCAATGGCAATGACTATGAACGGAACAAAGAAATCGGGATGCATTACCAGATTCACCGCGGCATTGGCGTCCACCATACGAAAGCAAAGGAAAAAGGTGAACCGTTAAAAGTCAGTATTTTTATTGGCGGCCCCCCGGCACACACGTTGGCAGCTGTCATGCCGCTTCCTGAAGGGCTTAGTGAAATGTTGTTTGCAGGCCTCCTTTCAGGGCGCCGATTTCGGCATAGTTATGAGGACGGCTATGTGATCAGTCATGACGCCGATTTTGTCATCACCGGAGAGGTTCATCCCGAGGATACGAAGCCGGAAGGCCCGTTTGGCGACCATCTCGGCTATTACAGTCTTAAGCATCTTTTCCCGGTGCTGCGCATCCATAAAGTATATGGGAAACCGGACGCGATATGGCCGTTCACCGTTGTGGGTCGTCCGCCGCAAGAAGATACGAGTTTTGGCGAGATAATTCATGAATTGACTGGAAAAGCGGTGACGCAAGAACTTCCGGGTGTAAAAGAAGTCCATGCCGTTGACGCTGCCGGGGTCCATCCATTGTTATTTGCGATCGGAAGCGAACGATATACCCCTTTTGAAAACGTACAAAAGCCGATGGAACTGCTGACAATTGCCAATCGCATTCTCGGGTTCGGCCAATTGAGCCTGGCGAAATATCTATGGATTACCGCTGAAGATGATGCCCCGATCAATATCCATGACGAATTCGGTTTTATGCAATACATTCTTGAGCGGATTGACCTTCATCGCGACCTCCATTTCCAGACCAAGACTACGATTGATACGCTTGATTATTCAGGAACAGGGTTGAACAGCGGAAGCAAAGTGATTTTGGCTGCTTACGGAGATAAAAAGCGTGAACTATGCCGTCAAATTCCTGCCGGTATGGGGAAAATGAAGCGTTTGAAAAACCCGAAACTTGTCATGCCCGGTGTGGTAGCAATCGAAATAAACGCCTATCAAGATGAACAGAAAGCGACAGAGGCCATAAACGTAATGATTGACGAACTCGTGGAAAGCAGTGACATGTCCGCTTGTCCGCTGGTCATCGTTTGTGATGACAGTGATTTTCTCAGTCAAACAAAGGAAAATTTTCTATGGGCAACATTTACACGCAGCAATCCCTCGCATGACATGCATGGGGTCAATTCCTTTATTGAAAACAAACATTGGGGTTGTGACACGATGATCATTGATGCACGCATGAAACCCCACCATGCCCCGCCGCTCATTGAAGATAAAGAAGTAGAAGCAAACATTGAGCGTTTTTTTGAAAATGGTCGTTTCGGCAGGGACCGTCGTTAA
- a CDS encoding N-acetylmuramoyl-L-alanine amidase family protein produces MIRKKFVLKGAIVFIFSLASVTGLSLQKADASVSGETIAIDAGHGGHDNGATGHGLYEKELVYDVAHRTQQRLEEAGAEVIMTRDGDYFVELIDRANMANDGGADSFVSIHANAHSDSSVSGTETFHHPSDSEGGTLAADLQTSMVQEFGSTDRGVKTADFSVLRNSDMPAALAELGFVTNQEEADTMMTDAFRNDAANAIYQGLHEYH; encoded by the coding sequence ATGATAAGGAAAAAATTTGTTTTGAAAGGAGCAATAGTTTTCATCTTCAGCTTGGCCAGTGTTACCGGATTATCTCTTCAGAAGGCAGATGCAAGTGTCTCGGGAGAAACGATCGCGATCGATGCCGGTCATGGTGGACATGATAATGGAGCTACCGGTCATGGTTTGTATGAAAAAGAGCTCGTGTATGATGTGGCGCATCGTACACAACAACGTCTGGAAGAAGCAGGAGCGGAAGTGATCATGACGAGAGATGGAGATTACTTTGTGGAGCTCATCGACCGGGCGAATATGGCTAATGACGGCGGAGCAGATTCCTTTGTCAGCATCCATGCGAATGCACATTCAGATTCTTCCGTAAGTGGCACGGAAACTTTCCATCATCCGTCAGATTCGGAAGGGGGCACATTGGCTGCCGATCTGCAAACTAGCATGGTTCAAGAGTTTGGCAGCACCGACCGCGGCGTGAAAACCGCTGATTTCAGTGTACTTCGTAATTCGGACATGCCCGCGGCTTTAGCTGAATTAGGATTTGTGACCAATCAAGAAGAAGCCGATACGATGATGACCGATGCCTTCCGTAACGATGCAGCCAACGCGATATACCAAGGCCTTCATGAGTATCATTAA
- the purU gene encoding formyltetrahydrofolate deformylase, translating to MKNHRQAFQQDNKNRGRLLISCPDQPGIVAAVSQFLANHQANIIESSQYSTNPEGGDFFIRIEFECPDIESKKPLLQEEFWKIAQSFSMEWTLSFVHDLRKAAIFVSKELHCLRELLLEWENGDLMMDIPLVISNHPDAKDFVESFGIPFVHIPANKNNRQEAEQQQLKLLEEYNIDIIILARYMQILTPTFVKAYSEKIINIHHSFLPAFVGANPYARAFERGVKIIGATSHYVTNDLDEGPIIEQDIKRVNHRDQVEDLKKNGRIIERSVLVRAVKWHIDDRIIVYDNKTIIF from the coding sequence ATGAAGAATCATCGCCAGGCTTTTCAACAGGACAATAAAAACCGCGGACGACTGCTCATTAGCTGCCCGGATCAGCCGGGTATTGTTGCAGCCGTTTCTCAATTTTTAGCGAATCATCAAGCAAACATCATTGAATCCAGCCAATATTCGACCAATCCCGAAGGCGGCGATTTCTTCATCCGGATTGAATTCGAATGCCCGGACATCGAATCGAAAAAACCATTACTGCAAGAAGAATTCTGGAAAATCGCTCAATCGTTTTCGATGGAGTGGACGCTATCATTTGTACATGATTTAAGAAAAGCGGCGATTTTTGTGTCCAAGGAACTTCATTGTTTGCGCGAGTTGCTTTTAGAGTGGGAAAACGGAGACTTGATGATGGATATCCCACTTGTCATCAGCAATCATCCGGATGCAAAAGATTTTGTTGAATCGTTCGGTATCCCATTTGTTCATATTCCGGCGAACAAAAACAATCGGCAAGAAGCCGAACAACAGCAACTCAAGCTATTGGAAGAATATAATATTGATATCATCATTCTCGCGCGCTATATGCAAATATTGACCCCGACTTTTGTTAAGGCTTACTCCGAGAAAATCATCAATATCCATCATTCCTTTTTGCCCGCGTTCGTAGGCGCTAATCCGTATGCTCGTGCATTTGAACGAGGGGTCAAAATTATCGGAGCCACCTCCCACTATGTTACCAATGACCTCGACGAAGGACCGATCATTGAGCAAGACATCAAACGCGTCAATCATCGCGATCAGGTGGAAGATTTAAAAAAGAACGGCCGGATCATCGAAAGAAGCGTTCTCGTGCGCGCGGTAAAGTGGCATATTGATGACAGAATTATTGTCTACGATAATAAAACAATCATATTTTAA
- a CDS encoding TetR/AcrR family transcriptional regulator: MNETFKNLDDSKQYRILNAALQEFAEHGYDQASTNKIIKSAGIGKGMLFHYFNNKKDLYEYLIDYAINVMQYEYFILIDINESDFIERMKQIARIKADYLAKHPYVGYFIGTVLVNNKESMPAELEIRLEHLRKTGNEILYKNIDKTLFRDDVDVEKAFRLIRWAIEGYQNELIQQFKGKKLSHVDLQPYWDEFYEYMDVLKTSFYRGREDAK, from the coding sequence ATGAATGAAACGTTTAAAAATCTAGATGATTCCAAACAATACCGCATCCTGAATGCTGCGCTTCAAGAATTCGCCGAACATGGGTACGATCAGGCGTCCACGAATAAAATCATCAAAAGCGCCGGCATCGGCAAAGGGATGCTTTTTCACTATTTTAATAATAAGAAAGACCTTTATGAATATCTGATTGATTATGCCATTAACGTGATGCAATATGAATATTTCATTTTGATCGATATAAATGAATCGGATTTCATCGAAAGAATGAAGCAAATCGCCCGGATTAAAGCAGACTATCTCGCTAAGCATCCATATGTTGGTTATTTTATAGGAACTGTTCTCGTGAATAATAAAGAATCAATGCCGGCGGAATTAGAAATTCGTTTGGAGCATCTTCGAAAAACCGGAAATGAAATATTATATAAAAATATTGATAAAACCTTATTTCGAGATGATGTCGATGTAGAGAAAGCTTTTAGACTTATTCGTTGGGCCATTGAGGGGTACCAGAATGAATTAATACAACAATTTAAAGGCAAAAAGCTTTCACACGTTGATTTACAACCCTATTGGGATGAATTCTATGAATACATGGACGTTTTAAAAACAAGCTTTTATAGAGGACGGGAGGATGCGAAATGA